One genomic segment of Anser cygnoides isolate HZ-2024a breed goose chromosome 20, Taihu_goose_T2T_genome, whole genome shotgun sequence includes these proteins:
- the B3GALT9 gene encoding beta-1,3-galactosyltransferase 9, which yields MQLTLCRLRTHQWCFILFNVLLFHMLLFGADLLEEYFLRSLPLSYTDAKTLEIREKARKLDMDPLKANLSKSYTVSSAATCSDQEVFLLVLVCSSPENRTRRNVIRQTWGNVTDTGGYAVLTLFALGKPASVAAQLEIDEESQKHRDIIEGSFIDSPETQTQKMLMIVEWTVTFCPRARYILKTDEEMFVGIPSLAGYLLSLTQLEDVYTGRVIHQRVPDRAPQSPGFVPIHRYSEEFYPDYCDGKAFVMSQDVVRKVYVAAKEVPVSLPPDTFVGICAKKAGITPIHSSRFSGEKHISYNRCCYKFIFTSSNVKEDELFKDWKETNDGEDCSLLETYYSLVSCKVLTYIDKFKQFNLDRIKKQALHFAD from the exons ATGCAG ctgACGCTCTGCAGGCTCCGGACTCACCAGTGGTGCTTCATTCTGTTTAACGTCTTGCTTTTCCACATGCTGCTTTTTGGAGCAGATTTACTGGAGGAATACTTCCTGCGGTCATTACCTCTCTCTTACACTGACGCAAAGACTCTTGAAATCAGGGAGAAGGCCAGGAAGCTGGATATGGACCCTCTAAAGGCGAATCTCTCCAAGTCTTACACCGTCAGCAGTGCAGCAACATGCTCAGACCAAGAGGTATTTTTGCTGGTTCTtgtctgcagcagcccagaaaacAGGACAAGGCGCAACGTGATCAGGCAGACGTGGGGCAACGTGACAGACACCGGAGGTTATGCTGTCCTTACTTTGTTTGCTTTAGGAAAGCCGGCTTCAGTAGCAGCCCAGCTGGAGATCGATGAAGAGTCTCAAAAGCACAGAGACATTATTGAAGGCAGCTTCATCGATTCGCCCGAGACACAGACGCAGAAGATGTTGATGATTGTGGAGTGGACAGTAACTTTCTGCCCTCGCGCAAGGTATATTCttaaaacagatgaagaaatgtttgttgGTATTCCAAGTCTGGCTGGATACCTGCTCAGCTTAACACAGCTAGAGGACGTCTACACCGGCAGGGTCATTCATCAAAGAGTGCCTGACAGAGCCCCTCAAAGCCCTGGCTTTGTTCCCATCCATCGATACTCAGAGGAGTTTTACCCAGATTACTGCGATGGGAAAGCGTTTGTCATGTCCCAGGACGTCGTTCGGAAGGTGTACGTGGCCGCCAAGGAGGTGCCGGTTTCACTGCCCCCTGATACCTTTGTCGGAATCTGTGCTAAAAAAGCTGGCATCACTCCCATTCACAGCTCTCGCTTTTCTGGGGAAAAGCACATCAGCTACAATCGATGCTgctataaattcatttttacctCTTCCAATGTGAAAGAGGATGAGTTATTTAAAGATTGGAAGGAAACAAACGATGGGGAAGACTGCTCGCTACTGGAAACATACTACAGTCTGGTGTCCTGCAAGGTTTTGACCTATATTGATAAATTCAAACAGTTTAACTTGGATAGAATAAAAAAACAGGCTCTTCATTTCGCtgattaa